A genomic segment from Chitinophaga flava encodes:
- a CDS encoding copper resistance protein NlpE, translating into MRYFLIITGLVLFACRQPHHAAKTPGNTASTRLPPQSTWINYTGILPCADCNGILTTLSLEEQGPGGGQFFKLKEVYQGVKGKDQTFNSDGIYVIIPGPSDNPDAVIIQLNPDKDQNLQRFYKKVGESELQQLDKDKQPIQSTLNYSLKKTG; encoded by the coding sequence ATGAGATACTTCCTGATAATAACCGGGCTTGTACTGTTTGCATGCCGGCAACCCCACCACGCAGCCAAAACGCCTGGAAATACCGCCAGCACACGCCTGCCGCCACAATCCACCTGGATCAACTATACCGGTATCCTGCCTTGTGCTGACTGCAACGGTATCCTTACCACCCTGAGTCTTGAAGAACAAGGCCCCGGTGGAGGCCAGTTTTTTAAACTGAAAGAAGTTTACCAGGGAGTAAAAGGAAAAGACCAAACCTTCAACAGCGATGGTATTTATGTGATAATACCCGGCCCATCCGACAATCCGGATGCTGTCATTATCCAGCTCAACCCCGATAAGGACCAGAATCTGCAACGCTTTTACAAGAAAGTAGGGGAGAGCGAGCTACAACAACTCGACAAGGACAAACAACCCATTCAAAGCACGCTAAACTACAGCCTGAAGAAAACTGGTTAA
- a CDS encoding DUF6377 domain-containing protein yields MTRILGCLLVLLTLLMNVFGKPPQDSLLKELNRSIEKAPVYDAMKVKGIDSIKHTLANTGADPATRYRIYQQLYEEYKVFNFDSAFVYARLMEKLAGELQDPLRLTYARTRIGFILLSSGMFTETSAFLNSIDVTGMPDSIRTQVYLMKSRFYYDLADYNQDRYYSPAYTHQGSVYMDSALHLMSPSSFEYKYNKGLQFYKMGNLTGARNNYPDLNQPGLNYRQLAVAACTLGYIYLHAHQTDTAIELMYRSAIADIKSSTKETMAMYTLATLLFEKGDIKNASRFIEKAIAEAVFYGARQRKVQVSSILPIIEQERINTAEERTRSLLIYAAIVTLLLIAVIILAVIVTRQVRKLKTAQEIITAAHLKQQEINSQLLEANKIKEEYVGYCFNITASYISKIEKIKQALEQKLAENKPGELKYLVSNINIRQEREDLFTNFDRVFLKIFPHFVEEFNTLFEKGNQVMLKENELLNTDIRIFALIRIGISDNEKIARILEYSVNTIYAYKTKIKKRSLVPNEEFEDRIMAIKAL; encoded by the coding sequence ATGACGCGTATTTTAGGCTGCCTGCTCGTTTTGCTGACTTTGTTGATGAATGTATTTGGAAAACCTCCACAGGATAGCTTGTTGAAGGAGTTGAACCGCAGCATCGAAAAAGCCCCTGTTTATGATGCCATGAAGGTAAAAGGTATAGACAGCATCAAACATACCCTTGCCAACACAGGTGCTGATCCTGCTACCCGGTACCGTATATACCAACAGCTTTATGAAGAATACAAGGTATTTAATTTTGACTCCGCCTTCGTATATGCCCGGCTGATGGAAAAGCTGGCAGGAGAGCTGCAGGACCCGCTGCGGCTTACCTACGCCCGCACCCGCATTGGTTTTATTCTGTTGTCATCGGGTATGTTTACTGAAACGTCCGCTTTTCTTAATAGTATAGACGTTACCGGTATGCCCGATAGCATCCGTACACAGGTTTATCTGATGAAAAGCCGGTTTTATTATGACCTGGCCGATTATAATCAGGACCGGTACTACTCGCCCGCCTATACGCACCAGGGCAGCGTATATATGGATTCCGCCCTGCACCTGATGTCGCCTTCTTCCTTTGAATATAAATACAATAAGGGGTTGCAGTTTTATAAAATGGGTAACCTTACCGGCGCCCGTAACAACTACCCCGATCTTAATCAGCCCGGGCTCAACTACCGGCAGCTGGCTGTGGCAGCCTGTACACTGGGATATATCTACCTTCATGCCCACCAGACCGATACAGCTATCGAACTGATGTACCGTTCAGCCATCGCCGATATCAAATCATCTACCAAGGAAACTATGGCCATGTATACCCTGGCCACCCTGCTTTTCGAAAAAGGTGATATCAAAAACGCTTCCCGCTTTATTGAAAAGGCCATCGCAGAAGCGGTATTTTATGGAGCAAGACAACGGAAAGTACAGGTTAGTAGTATTTTACCCATCATTGAGCAGGAAAGAATAAATACTGCGGAAGAAAGGACCAGGTCCTTGCTGATCTATGCAGCCATTGTAACGCTGTTGCTGATCGCAGTCATTATCCTGGCGGTTATCGTAACGCGGCAGGTCAGGAAACTGAAAACAGCCCAGGAAATCATCACCGCTGCTCATCTCAAACAACAGGAAATCAATAGTCAGCTACTCGAAGCCAACAAGATTAAAGAAGAATATGTTGGTTATTGCTTCAATATTACCGCTTCCTACATCAGCAAAATTGAAAAGATCAAACAGGCATTGGAGCAGAAACTGGCCGAAAACAAACCAGGAGAACTTAAATATCTGGTCAGCAATATTAATATCCGTCAGGAAAGGGAAGACCTTTTTACCAATTTTGACCGGGTATTTCTGAAGATATTCCCTCATTTCGTGGAAGAATTTAATACCCTGTTTGAAAAAGGCAACCAGGTAATGCTTAAGGAAAATGAATTACTAAATACCGATATCAGGATCTTCGCCCTCATTCGTATAGGCATCTCTGATAATGAAAAAATTGCCCGCATTCTGGAGTATTCTGTCAACACGATTTATGCTTATAAAACCAAAATCAAAAAACGGTCACTGGTCCCTAATGAGGAGTTCGAAGACCGGATTATGGCTATAAAAGCTCTCTGA
- a CDS encoding SusC/RagA family TonB-linked outer membrane protein, whose amino-acid sequence MMKTRLFRHLLLCSLLLLLQGLAMAQNRTVTGKVTDEKGAAIPGASVQIKGTQNGTTTDVDGNFKVSVSPNATTLIISFIGQTAQEINIVNKTNVAVKLVAENTTLTDVVVVGYGTTRKKDITGAISQVKAGEFNRGITTAPDQLIQGKVSGLMVLNNSGAPGASTTVRIRGVSSVRSGNQPLYVVDGVPLDGRVARPAINVSGLGQTPDANPLNFINSNDIASMDVLKDASATAIYGSRGANGVIIITTKKGTPGATRLDVSYSAGASSIMKQLPVLNADEYRAALKTYNQTGGDFGGSSDGMKSILRTGITHNINVAMSGGNETGRYRASFGVTDQEGIIKKSGLKKYTATLNGQNKFLESKKLGIDYNIMAAQTTEQLAPITNDAGFTGSLIGMALQWNPTMNIRNADGTLNILDEGKSVNPLAMSEAYDDKVNISYVLASISPYYKFNDNWEYRALYSINHQVGKRESQVASFINIAGINKQGQAYYGNAELTTQLFNNTLSFNKQLTSAFNLSAMVGQEYQKFDYSGMGLGANGFPTYAVKYTDILQAPSQANTSISSFRNPSSELQSFFGRVTLNFYEKYIITGTMRADGSSKFGSNNKYGYFPSFAAKWNLTGEDFLKHNRTINNLALRVGYGATGNQEFPAGAAQEQYGLGASGAASLTNVANPNLKWETSKQFNAGVDFTLVNSRIYGNIDYFYKNTSNLLFNFPAIQPAPASTYWINLPGNVINKGVEISLKGDIIRKKDLSWTLGVNATALRNELKNYDGPPVLTGSISGQGVSGATAQRLANGYPLNTFYVRKFQGFDDKGQGIYADNGNTLYYLTNPNPKTLLGVNTEVVYKKWILAASGHGAFGHQVYNNTANTVLPIGNIGSRNIAKALLGNGENLSNPITVSSRYLENGSFFKLDNVTLTYNIGNVGRVLKNASVYATGQNLFVITRYTGFDPEVNTDKNVNGVTSFGIEYSPYPTARTVMLGLLFSL is encoded by the coding sequence ATGATGAAAACACGACTTTTCAGACATCTCCTCCTATGCTCACTCCTGCTGTTATTACAGGGGCTGGCCATGGCCCAGAACCGGACCGTGACAGGTAAGGTAACCGATGAAAAAGGCGCCGCTATCCCTGGCGCGTCCGTGCAGATCAAAGGCACTCAAAACGGTACCACCACAGACGTGGATGGTAACTTTAAAGTATCAGTAAGCCCTAATGCCACCACCCTGATCATTTCCTTTATCGGCCAGACAGCCCAGGAAATCAACATTGTCAACAAAACGAATGTAGCAGTAAAGCTGGTAGCCGAAAACACCACCCTCACCGATGTAGTGGTGGTAGGTTATGGTACCACCCGCAAAAAAGATATTACCGGCGCCATCTCACAGGTGAAAGCCGGCGAATTTAACCGCGGTATTACTACCGCCCCCGACCAGCTGATACAAGGTAAAGTATCAGGCCTGATGGTACTCAATAACAGCGGAGCCCCCGGCGCCTCTACTACAGTACGTATAAGGGGTGTATCTTCCGTAAGGTCAGGTAACCAGCCCCTGTATGTGGTAGACGGCGTTCCGCTGGATGGACGCGTAGCACGCCCCGCCATCAACGTTAGTGGACTGGGCCAGACTCCTGACGCTAACCCGCTCAACTTCATCAACTCCAACGATATAGCCTCCATGGATGTGCTGAAAGATGCCTCTGCCACCGCCATCTACGGTTCCCGCGGTGCCAACGGTGTCATCATCATCACCACTAAAAAAGGCACTCCCGGCGCCACCCGTCTGGATGTCAGCTACTCCGCCGGCGCCAGCAGCATTATGAAACAACTTCCGGTACTCAACGCAGATGAATACCGCGCCGCCCTCAAAACATACAATCAAACCGGCGGCGATTTTGGCGGTAGCTCCGATGGTATGAAATCTATCCTCCGCACCGGCATCACCCACAATATCAATGTCGCCATGAGTGGAGGTAATGAAACCGGCCGTTACAGAGCATCCTTCGGCGTAACTGATCAGGAAGGTATCATCAAAAAATCCGGCCTGAAAAAATATACCGCCACCCTCAATGGTCAGAATAAATTCCTCGAAAGCAAAAAACTCGGTATCGATTATAACATCATGGCGGCCCAAACAACCGAACAACTGGCCCCCATCACCAACGATGCCGGTTTTACCGGTAGCCTCATCGGTATGGCCCTTCAGTGGAACCCTACCATGAACATCAGAAATGCTGATGGCACCCTCAATATCCTCGACGAAGGCAAGTCTGTAAATCCGCTTGCCATGTCAGAAGCCTACGACGATAAAGTCAATATCAGCTATGTTCTTGCCAGTATCTCTCCCTATTATAAATTCAACGATAACTGGGAATACCGCGCACTCTACAGCATTAACCATCAGGTAGGCAAACGCGAATCACAGGTTGCTTCCTTTATCAACATCGCAGGTATCAACAAACAGGGACAGGCTTACTACGGTAATGCCGAACTGACTACTCAGTTGTTCAACAACACCCTGAGCTTCAACAAACAACTGACTTCTGCCTTCAACCTCAGCGCCATGGTAGGACAGGAGTACCAGAAATTTGATTACTCCGGTATGGGTCTGGGAGCTAACGGTTTCCCTACCTACGCCGTGAAATACACAGACATCCTGCAGGCTCCTTCACAGGCCAACACTTCCATCAGCTCCTTCCGTAATCCCAGCTCAGAGCTGCAGTCATTCTTCGGAAGGGTGACCCTCAACTTCTATGAAAAATATATCATCACCGGTACCATGAGAGCCGATGGCTCCAGCAAGTTCGGGTCTAACAACAAATATGGTTATTTCCCCTCTTTTGCCGCCAAATGGAACCTCACCGGTGAAGACTTCCTGAAACACAACCGTACTATCAATAACCTCGCACTGAGAGTAGGTTATGGTGCTACCGGTAACCAGGAATTTCCTGCCGGCGCAGCCCAGGAACAATACGGCCTGGGTGCTTCCGGAGCCGCCTCACTCACGAACGTGGCCAATCCCAACCTCAAATGGGAAACGTCCAAACAATTCAATGCAGGCGTAGACTTCACCCTGGTAAACAGCCGTATCTATGGAAACATCGACTACTTCTACAAAAATACCAGCAATCTGCTGTTCAACTTCCCCGCTATTCAACCAGCACCTGCTTCTACCTACTGGATCAATCTCCCTGGTAATGTGATCAACAAAGGCGTGGAAATATCCCTGAAAGGAGATATCATCCGTAAAAAAGATCTCTCCTGGACACTGGGAGTGAATGCCACCGCTCTGCGTAATGAGTTGAAAAATTATGATGGTCCTCCTGTGCTCACCGGCTCCATCAGCGGACAAGGTGTTTCTGGCGCCACCGCTCAACGACTCGCCAACGGTTATCCGCTCAATACCTTCTACGTACGTAAGTTCCAGGGCTTCGATGATAAAGGTCAGGGTATCTATGCCGATAATGGTAACACCTTGTACTATCTCACCAATCCCAACCCCAAAACCTTGCTGGGCGTGAATACAGAAGTGGTGTACAAAAAATGGATACTCGCAGCCAGCGGCCACGGTGCCTTCGGTCATCAGGTATATAACAACACCGCCAATACCGTACTGCCTATCGGCAACATCGGTTCCAGAAATATCGCCAAGGCACTGCTGGGCAACGGAGAAAACCTCTCCAATCCCATCACCGTATCTTCCCGCTATCTGGAAAACGGCAGCTTCTTCAAACTGGATAACGTCACCCTTACCTACAACATCGGTAATGTGGGCCGTGTCCTGAAAAATGCCTCCGTATATGCTACCGGCCAAAACCTCTTTGTGATCACCAGATACACTGGCTTCGATCCGGAAGTAAATACAGACAAAAATGTGAATGGCGTTACCTCCTTTGGTATTGAGTACTCACCCTATCCAACCGCCAGAACGGTGATGCTGGGTCTCCTGTTCTCTTTATAA
- a CDS encoding RagB/SusD family nutrient uptake outer membrane protein, with protein MTKYIFRSTLVIASIVGFQACSLNEQLGSTLTKSQADSVIKVPALLKGAYDNLQMPYQDFSNTWGLCQMSTDETVGPTRGGDWDDNGVWRALHEHTWNSDHAHIQNAFTNLLTLQFSATNVLNFKPDKNQAAQARFLRALSMFTVLDLWGQVPFRNPSDTLLNAPRVMKAQEALDFIIAELNAIQGDLGTRPATAAYVANQDAVRFLLMKCYLNKGAFLNRAAPTFDAADMQKVIQLADQIKATGAYNLGTDYFDNFARDNDVKSKENIFTQQNGPGFSTVRNGNATYARWKFTVHYNMNPSGWNGFATLSDFYNKFEASDRRRGGAYTGLTDTSGMLVGFLIGQQYDAHHNPLKDRKDNPLIFTPDVQLKESGNNLEVTGIRVIKYVPDFYTSEKSKDNNEASNDYVFFRYADVVLMKAEALLRTGDAAGALALVNELRTARGATALGTLDLATLLDERGRELYWEGWRRQDLIRFGKFLTPWQLKPNDNPRNLLFPIPTSDLAVNRNLTQNPGY; from the coding sequence ATGACTAAATATATTTTCCGATCCACTTTAGTAATCGCTTCAATAGTGGGCTTCCAGGCCTGTAGTCTGAATGAACAACTCGGCTCCACGCTCACCAAAAGCCAGGCCGACTCCGTGATCAAAGTACCCGCTCTGTTAAAAGGAGCTTACGACAACCTTCAGATGCCTTATCAGGACTTCAGTAACACCTGGGGCCTCTGTCAGATGAGCACCGATGAAACCGTAGGCCCCACCCGCGGCGGCGACTGGGACGACAACGGCGTATGGCGTGCCCTGCATGAACATACCTGGAACTCAGACCATGCCCACATTCAAAATGCATTCACCAATCTGCTGACCTTACAATTCAGTGCCACCAACGTACTGAATTTTAAACCCGATAAAAATCAGGCGGCCCAGGCCCGCTTTCTGCGCGCCCTCTCCATGTTCACCGTATTGGACCTCTGGGGCCAGGTACCTTTCAGAAACCCTTCAGATACCCTGTTGAACGCTCCCAGAGTAATGAAAGCGCAGGAAGCGCTTGACTTTATCATCGCGGAATTAAACGCTATACAGGGAGACCTGGGTACCCGTCCCGCTACCGCCGCCTATGTGGCCAACCAGGATGCCGTACGTTTCCTGCTGATGAAATGTTATCTCAACAAAGGAGCTTTTCTCAACAGAGCAGCCCCCACGTTTGATGCAGCCGACATGCAAAAGGTGATACAGCTGGCAGACCAGATCAAAGCCACCGGCGCCTATAACCTGGGCACCGACTACTTCGATAACTTCGCCCGTGACAATGATGTGAAATCAAAAGAAAACATCTTCACGCAGCAGAATGGCCCCGGCTTTAGCACCGTCCGCAATGGTAACGCCACCTACGCCCGCTGGAAATTTACCGTACACTATAACATGAACCCCAGCGGCTGGAATGGCTTTGCCACCCTGTCTGATTTCTACAATAAATTTGAAGCTTCAGACAGAAGAAGAGGCGGCGCATACACCGGACTTACTGACACCAGCGGTATGCTCGTAGGTTTCCTCATCGGCCAGCAATACGATGCACACCACAACCCGCTGAAAGACAGAAAGGATAATCCGCTGATCTTCACCCCGGATGTACAACTCAAAGAATCCGGTAACAATCTGGAAGTGACTGGTATCAGAGTAATCAAATACGTACCGGATTTTTACACTTCAGAGAAATCAAAAGATAACAATGAAGCCAGCAATGACTACGTCTTCTTCCGTTATGCGGATGTAGTATTGATGAAAGCAGAAGCATTACTTCGCACAGGAGATGCCGCCGGCGCACTGGCACTGGTAAATGAACTCAGAACAGCCCGCGGCGCCACCGCTCTGGGAACACTCGATCTCGCCACCCTCCTGGATGAAAGAGGCCGCGAACTGTACTGGGAAGGCTGGAGAAGACAGGATCTCATCCGCTTCGGCAAGTTCCTCACTCCATGGCAACTGAAACCAAACGATAACCCAAGGAACCTGTTGTTCCCTATCCCAACCAGCGATCTTGCTGTCAACAGAAATCTGACACAAAACCCCGGCTACTAA
- a CDS encoding glycoside hydrolase family 31 protein, producing the protein MNKISLPAFFLLMLLFSYSHSRAQTQVVTAGKVNTVSISGQQVKIKTENAYAEITIYSPAVIRVRMDKKPLSADFSYAVTTDPQTIKAQITQNNSEISIVTDSLRMHIRKNPFAISFFSPSGEVINEDEPGLTTSWIGDEVTTYKKMQEQERFIGLGEKTGNLDRKGEGYTNWNSDVFGYATNKDPIYATIPFYIGIHHHLNYGIFFDNSYQSDFNFGASNNRFSSFGARGGEMNYYFIYHPQMADIIKSYTSLTGRMPLPPLWSLGYQQNRYSYYPDTEVLRIAQTLREKKIPADGITLDIHYMDAYKLFTWNKERFPNPQQLTNRLREMGFRVTVIVDPGIKVENGYAAYESGKKENIFLQYSDGENYTGQVWPGWCHFPDFTSSKGRSWWKEQVKSYIRDGVSGIWNDMNEIATWGQKMPNNVIFNFEGHPTTHLQGHNIYGLQMARASYEGAREALQKRPFLLTRAAYAGSQRYSALWTGDNRAEEDHMLLGVRLLNSLGLSGFPFTGMDIGGFTGNPTVSLYTRWMQIGAFIPYFRNHTGVNTKSAEPWAFGEEALEITRNYINLRYRLLPYLYSTMYESSRIGIPVVRTLAINNTFDANVYDTRFQQQYQFGPAFMVAPFESTKEFGSIYFPKGKWYNLYTDAISNGQQEVITPLSIKTLPVYVKGSSIIPMQSLIQSTHEKPSDTLFLHLYKGDEANSFVYYEDDGESFSYEKGGYYERAITYDPAAGKLTLSKVTGSYTSQFKYIRLILHGFDSNQRISVNGSSVSVSTSPFSFLSPISRFDPQGSFIPAESCTIQQATFANSNEFINVGL; encoded by the coding sequence ATGAATAAGATTTCGCTGCCGGCATTTTTCCTATTGATGCTTCTTTTTTCGTATAGTCATTCCCGTGCACAAACACAGGTCGTCACGGCCGGTAAGGTAAATACCGTCAGCATTTCAGGACAACAGGTGAAAATAAAAACCGAAAATGCTTATGCAGAAATAACTATATACAGCCCTGCCGTTATTCGTGTAAGGATGGACAAAAAGCCGCTGTCTGCTGATTTCTCTTATGCCGTTACCACAGACCCACAGACCATCAAAGCACAGATAACACAGAACAACAGCGAAATCAGCATCGTTACGGATTCCCTGCGTATGCACATCCGGAAAAACCCTTTTGCTATCAGCTTTTTTAGCCCTTCGGGCGAAGTGATTAATGAGGATGAACCAGGACTGACAACCTCGTGGATTGGTGATGAAGTAACCACCTACAAGAAAATGCAGGAGCAGGAGCGGTTTATCGGACTGGGAGAAAAAACCGGCAACTTAGATCGTAAAGGAGAAGGATATACGAACTGGAATTCAGATGTATTTGGTTATGCTACCAACAAAGATCCTATTTACGCGACCATTCCGTTTTACATTGGTATTCACCACCACCTGAACTACGGAATTTTCTTCGATAATAGCTACCAGAGCGACTTCAACTTCGGCGCCAGCAACAACCGTTTTTCTTCTTTTGGCGCCCGGGGAGGAGAGATGAACTACTATTTTATCTACCACCCGCAAATGGCAGATATTATTAAATCGTATACCAGTCTGACCGGACGCATGCCACTGCCGCCACTCTGGAGTCTGGGTTATCAGCAAAACCGCTACAGCTATTATCCTGATACCGAAGTACTACGTATCGCCCAAACACTACGGGAAAAGAAAATCCCTGCCGATGGCATCACCCTCGACATCCACTACATGGACGCTTACAAGTTGTTCACCTGGAATAAGGAACGTTTTCCTAACCCTCAGCAGCTGACCAACCGTCTACGGGAAATGGGATTTCGTGTAACCGTTATCGTTGATCCAGGCATAAAAGTGGAAAATGGTTATGCCGCCTATGAAAGCGGAAAAAAGGAAAACATCTTCCTTCAATATAGCGATGGGGAAAACTATACCGGACAGGTATGGCCCGGCTGGTGCCACTTCCCCGACTTCACCAGCAGCAAAGGCCGCAGCTGGTGGAAAGAACAAGTAAAATCGTATATCCGTGACGGTGTCAGTGGTATCTGGAATGACATGAACGAAATAGCTACCTGGGGACAAAAGATGCCTAACAATGTGATCTTCAACTTCGAAGGGCATCCCACCACACATCTCCAGGGACATAATATCTACGGTCTGCAGATGGCGCGTGCCAGCTATGAAGGCGCCCGGGAAGCGCTGCAAAAACGGCCCTTCCTCCTGACCCGTGCAGCATACGCCGGCAGCCAGCGCTATAGCGCTTTGTGGACCGGTGACAACCGTGCAGAAGAAGACCATATGCTGCTCGGTGTCCGGCTGCTGAACAGTCTGGGGCTGAGCGGCTTTCCCTTCACCGGCATGGATATAGGTGGCTTTACCGGCAACCCCACAGTAAGTCTGTATACCCGATGGATGCAGATAGGCGCCTTCATTCCCTACTTCAGAAACCATACCGGTGTAAACACCAAATCAGCAGAACCCTGGGCTTTTGGTGAAGAAGCCCTTGAAATAACCAGAAACTATATCAATCTGCGTTACCGGTTGTTGCCTTACCTCTACAGTACCATGTATGAATCATCTCGTATAGGCATTCCCGTAGTACGCACACTGGCGATCAACAATACTTTTGATGCTAATGTATATGATACCCGGTTTCAACAACAGTATCAGTTCGGTCCGGCTTTTATGGTAGCTCCTTTTGAAAGCACCAAAGAGTTTGGCAGCATCTATTTCCCCAAGGGAAAGTGGTATAATCTGTATACAGACGCTATCAGCAACGGCCAGCAGGAGGTGATTACTCCCCTTAGCATTAAAACCTTACCGGTATATGTGAAGGGTAGCAGTATCATTCCTATGCAATCACTGATACAGTCTACGCATGAAAAACCGTCAGACACACTTTTCCTTCATCTCTACAAGGGTGATGAGGCCAACTCATTTGTTTATTATGAAGATGACGGAGAAAGTTTTTCATATGAGAAAGGTGGCTATTATGAACGGGCTATCACTTATGACCCTGCTGCCGGAAAACTCACACTATCAAAGGTAACTGGCAGCTATACCAGTCAGTTTAAATATATCAGATTGATATTACATGGTTTTGATTCAAATCAGCGTATATCCGTCAACGGTAGTTCAGTATCTGTAAGTACCAGTCCTTTTTCCTTTTTATCGCCCATATCCCGGTTTGATCCGCAGGGATCGTTTATACCGGCAGAGAGCTGTACGATACAACAGGCCACCTTTGCCAACAGTAACGAGTTTATTAACGTGGGTTTATGA